Within the Deltaproteobacteria bacterium CG11_big_fil_rev_8_21_14_0_20_49_13 genome, the region AAAGATTTGGTTTACGCACGTTGAGACGGATTGGGGGGAATGGCAGTGCAATCCATTATCATCCCGTAGTGATATGGCGGCAGGCTTGTAATACCCGGAGCTAAGAGTATAAAACCCGCATCTTCTGCCCAAGCACGACACTGTTCAGGACGTGGACGAATTGACATTGAGGGACCTCGTGGTGTTGATGGATCATAGTTCCAATGCATGATCCCCAAACGGCCATTTGGTTGTAATACGCGGCGAGCTTCACGCAGCAAAATGTGCGGCTGTTCCGCATGAAGAATATTGAACATCATCACGTAATCCGCTGCCGCATCAGGCAATCCTGTGCCTTGGGTGACAAAGTCCCGAACACTGCACACGATGTTGCCTATTTCTTGTTGCCGGGCTTTTTCTCGAACCATTTTTACCATCTCCGGTTCGACGTCGAAGGCATACACGGGGCCGCGCACAAGGCGCGCGACGGGAAGTGAAAACGTGCCATAGCCGCACCCGAATTCTACCACAGCGCCTGTTTCGGGACCGATTCCAAGCCGCTCAATAATGATCGGCGGATTGAAAAAGCCGTCCCACATATTTTCTTCCGGCATGCCACTTTCACGAGTTTTCATGGAATGGTCCTCAGAAACTCACTACCTTGTCCGACTCCTTGATGAGATCATAGAGATCCTGCATGGTGGAGAGCGGACAAAGTTCGGTTCCTTCCGACTGACGAATTTTTAAGCAGGTCCCACAGGCGAGAATATGGCCGCCGGAATCAACCAGCGATTTCATCTGATCGGATATCTTGAATTTTTCGGTATCAAGCGATTCACATTCGACTCCCTTCGCCAGCAAAAAAATCTTTACCTGATCGCCGTTTTTCAGGGCGAAATTCCCAAGCCGAAACGCGTTCCACACGGTTTCCGGATCGTCAGAATAAATAATGATCCCAAATTTCATTTCGAACCTCCTTGGTTATCGTTTTATCTTGGCATGGCTCGCAAGCGAACCTTCTTCAATCAGCCTTTCACAAAGAATTTTCTGGATCAGGTCAAAGGCGTCAAGAATCCTCGGATGTGCAAGACGATAAAAGATCTGCGTCCCTTCTCGACGGGAACATAACACCCTGCGACGTTTCATCATGAGGAGATGAGGAGAAACTGTTCCGAGGGGAATCTCCAACGCCCCCGCGATCTCGGCAACATTTTTCTCGGATTCCCGAAGAATGTTCAAAATCATGAGACGCACCGGGTGTGAGAACACTTTGCACATGTCCGCATGATGCTCATACAACGCCGCAACTCCGAACGGCCTATCGATTTTTTTAGAGGCTGACATATCCTCACTTATCTCTTATGTTATTCTAAAGATCAATAGAATTGTATAATACAGACTATCTTCTATCGGTTCAAGGAAGCCAACGAAAAATGACGGGAAATTCACTTTTTGAATTTCACTCAATTCATCAGATCCGAATCGACCGTCTTTTCCGATCTGAAAAAATCGAAGGTTATCCCTGTTAACGTAATCACCGGCATGAAACCGACATTCATCAAGGAACGTATGGTCGTGAACGGCCGAGTCTATTTTCCGCGCAAAAAAAGGACTACCGGTCTGGCGGCGCACCCATCCCCCGAGGAAATTGATCCAAAAGTCCTCCCTGTCGGCCGCGTATCGGTCGATACCGTCGGCTTCGGCGAGCTTCTGCGGGATCTGATTTCCGAGATGCGCTCGGTCGGTGCGGCCTATCCACTGGAATATCTGGAAGCGATGCAGAATTTGAGCCTCGTCAATCCCGACGTGGCCCAGATGATCGACAATATCGTGCAACTGGGAAACACCGGACACAAGGTGATGGTCGAAAGCGATAGCGAACAGGTCAGGGATGCCGCGATCGAGGAATTGAACCGTTTCAACATGACGGTCTTCGGGCGTTTCGGAGGGATCGACGGGTTCGTGAACTCGGCATTGGCCCAGATCGGCCGCGGCGGAGCCATCAGTATCGAGTGGGTCGTGAGCGAGGACCTGACGGGTATCGACAAGATGGTGTTCGTGCCTCTCAAGGAGATCCGCTTCCTTTATGATCCGGCCTCCGGAGAATACGCCCCGCATCAGAAAACCTGCGACCTGACCCAGGGCGACCAGGGGCTCATCGCGCTGAATACAGCGACATACCAGTATTGCGCGATGCAGACGCTCGATAATTCGCCTTATGCCGTGCCGCCGATACTCTCGGCCCTTGAGTCAATCACGATCCAACGGGACATCGTCAAGAACCTGCGTTTCATCGCGAAAAAAATGGGTATTCTCGGTTTCGTGAATTTTCTGATCCGCGCCCCGAAGCAGTCGCCTGGCGAAAAGACCGAAGAGTACATCGCGCGTTGCCAGCAATTCCTGGATCAACAGGCCCAGCACCTCAAACACAATTATCGGGACGGCATCGCGGTTGGCCTCATGGATTCCTTCACAGTGGAGCATCACTCAATCACGGGTGACGCCGCCGGTGCGAAGGATCTCTTCGAGATGAACGAGCAGCAGGTATTCTCCGGACTCAAGGCGGATCCCGCGTTGCACGGCAGAACCTATTCGACCACCGAGACCTACGCCGGCGTCGTGTACGAGAAGATGCTCTCCATCATCACGAACTACCAGCGCACCGTTCGATCGGTTCTGGAATACGGCTACAAACTCCACCTGAGCCTTCGCGGAATCGATTACCAAAGTCTCTGGATCGAATTCGAACCGTCGAAGTCTCTCTCGGCACAGCGCGACGAGACCACCTACGCGACCAGGCTGGCCAATCTGAAGATCCTCCATGATCAGGGGATCATCGACCAGAACCAGTTCGCCCAGGAGGCCGGATACGATCGGCCAGCTGAAGAGGGTCCGCTCAGGGAGATGTTGCAGGAACCCGGCAAGGTGCAGAAGGCCCTGGATAATCTTGTGGAGTATATCGTTCAGGGCAACGCTTCCGAAAGCGTATCGGTTTCGATAGCCCGTCATGAACAGCGCAAGAAAATGCTGGAGGCCCAGCTTCAGAACCTCAAGGCCCGGGAGCCGAACACCCCCTTGCTGACCCCTTATGCTGTAAAGCCGATGCTGATCAATCTGGACGAGATTTTGACGAAAGACGTGGTGCAGGCCAACGCCTACTTCAAGGGGCTTTTCCCCGAGCAGGTGAAGATGACCGCAAAAAAAGAAGGCCGCTCCGTTTTTTACGAAGCGGCCGGGAGAGTGAACCTCACTCGTCTGATGAGGTTCGCCACCCCTATAAATGGCGCACCCAACTGGACGATTTTAGAACTGCTTGCGCCGAGATGACGCTCCTGATGGCCTAAAATTTATTTCCCATTTAAAGCTTTTTGAATCTTCTTATTTGGTAAAAAATTCGATTTTGAAACCACAGATCGTCCCAATCGCTTTTCTAATTCTCTACGAGCACCACCCGCAATTTCGCCACCAGCTTTGGCATCACTTTTAAGTTTTACCAGACCTTTGGAATCTTCATTTTTGTGAATTTCCGTCGTTGAACGTTCGCCCAGCATGGTAAAAATGAGTTCAAAATCGTCCATGTGGTCACGCAGGTTTTCCCGCTTGAGGCCTTTGAGATTTTTATACTCAGAGGGAGTAACACCAAAGGTGGCTTTTGAAACTTCTGCTGTCAGAATCTCGTAGTCTTTTTGTTCTTGTGCACCGCGTTTTTGCCATTCGTCTGTCAATTCTTCACGGATGGCGATGCCACGCATGCGCTTCCCGATCCAATCTTCGGGATAGCCCTTGAGCTTGTAGAGCATTCGCGTGCGCTTGGTAGCCAATTCAGGATTTTCAATTTCTTGCACTCGTTCGTAACCAACTTTGGCCAGCCATCGTTTGAATGGTTCAGCCCTGGGTGAAGGGACGGATTGAATAATCCGGAAAATACCCTCGGTATTAGCGCAGTCTGTTTCGCGCATTTTTCCGTCGGGAGCTTCCAATTTCAACTGTCGACAAAGTGTCGACAGTTGAATCCCGTCATCGGATTTAACCCTCTGTTTCATTTTAAACCAATAATCCCGGGGGTTCGTGCTGTCCGTCAGCACGCTCACAACATCGATGACCGAAAACCACCACTCGTTCTCATGAAGGGTTTTCCGAATCTTATTGCCTTTGAAGATCGCGATTTTTGTTTCCATATTAGTTTGGTGGCGTAAAAATTAATCGCCACATCATGGATTTGTATTTCTTGAACAGTTGGATATCGGTGCTCCGAAGATTAAAATACTCGGTTCTCGGCTGCCGCTTATCCGAATGCTTTTTATGCCAATACTGCTCACTTCGGGAGGGATCATTCGTCTCAATTTCGTGTATCAGAACTTCTTCTACAGGCGACCTTGTGTTCAATTGTGAAATTCTCTTGTAGGGTGAAGTGCTAAATCCAATCTTGTAGCTGGTGGCGTTTTTCAAACTCACCTTCGTCATGTATACGTACCCTAGGACTTCCTCTTTTATCTCTCCTATAGGTGCTTGATCCTTTTCATCAAATGATGCAGAGATTGATTCACAAATTTTGATCACATCGTCGAAGCCGGAATGCTTTTGGCAATGCTCTATTACTTTTAGTGCTCGCTCTTCCTTGCTTCCCTTTTTACGAAAACTCTGATACTCTGGAAAAGTTTTCAGAGTTCGACCTTTCATACAAAATTCAGCATATATCGGCCAGTGACCAATTTCTTTAATAAAAAAGGCTAGCTGTTCAATTACAAATTTGTCTTCATATCGTTGATTAAACTGATTGGGCTTGTACCCAGCTTCACTAACAGCCGCACTCCATCTTACCCAATATTTCCCCAGCCAATCCGACTCACGAATGCCTGTTTGTTTCCAAAAGAGACCTTTACCAAGTGGCTTACCGCCATTTTCTCCGGCAGTACGTTTGATTTCGTGAATGATATGTTCTTTGCTAAATTTCATGTGAAGATTGCATCCTTATAAAACCCAAAACCTTATACAAGAAAGGGTAAAAAATGAAAGATCCAAACAAAAGCAATTCAAAAAACAGAGTTTGCCAAAATGGGGAGCTAGTTTTGACCGAGGAGGAATTTCAGCAAGTTGTTGAGGTCTTTAAAACCCTTCTCGAGTGGGACAAAGATCTAAAACAATCAAAAGAAAAACCCCCTCTTCCTTGAAGAGGTCTGAGCTTACAGTTCTAACTCCTGCCGGGCCAGCTTTGGGAAGCCAATAAACTCATAGTTTGAAACAATGCGCGCCCAACTGGACGCTTTTAGAACCGCGTGTGCTGAGTTGGCGGTTGCTGTTTAATCAGCCCTCATCGCGTCGTAAAGGGCATTCTTTTCTTCTGATGTTAATTCTCTCCCCAGATCATATAAGGAGTATTGGTGACGCCCATCTTTTAATGTTTCCTGAAATCCTTCTTTTCTTATGCCAACAAAAATTCGTGCAGGAAATTCATGAACACAGGTTGATGTTGAAATGAGAACTGCATCTTTGATCTTTAATATTTTACTGGCATCTACAGTCAGCCATGACGGCGTGATTATACGTGTTGGTTCTCTCGTAGCAGACATGCTATTTGTAGCTTGGTCTCTTAATCTTTCGTGAAGATTCTCACTTGTTTCACCGGGCTTCTGTAGAATTATTTGAGTTCTTTCGAAAATTAGGATCTTAAATTGAACAGGTTGTTTTGCTATCGGTACTCCCGTACGAAAACATGGTTGGTTCCAGCCAGAAGATAATCGGGATGTATCAGGAGGAGATACAGGTGTCTCATCATCTCCCGTATTCTCAAGTCGACGAGGGTCATCAGGATCTCCTTTCTTGATTATTGGGATTGCTGGTTTTCGCTGCCCTACAGGTGGTGTCCCTGACATAAATAATCCTCAGTGTTTATAAGTAAAACTTATAGAGCATCATATCATCAAACTGATGGTTCGTGAGTTTTTTCTTCCCGGAGAACGAATTACGAAGAACGTGAACGAAATTTGGCGCATTCGAACTCACGAAAAACTACAGAACATCCGTAATTCGTTGATGTTTTTCGTTCTTCGGGGAAAATTTGTCTGCGCCAAATTTTTTGCGCGCCCGGCAGGATTCGAACCTGCGACCCTCTGATCCGTAGTCAGATACTCTAATCCGCTGAGCTACGGGCGCATTCTCCTCTCACTATAGCAAATTTTCAAATACATCCGGATTCTCCCTCCGCCATTCGGCTACGGGACTTCCTCGCCCACCCGCTTCGCGGGTCCCCGGGCTCGGTCGGAACCTGCGACCCTCTGATCCGTAGTCAGATACTCTAATCCGCTGAGCTACGGGCGCGAAACACTGTAAATCGTGAGCCATAAGCTGTAACGGTTCACGGTATCTAGATCTTCCCTTGCAGAAGGAACGCGATGACGAGGGCGTATATAACGAGAGATTCGATCAAGGCAAGTGCAATGATCATGGGGGTTAGAAGCTTATTTGCGGCCCCGGGATTGCGTGCAATACCTTCGAGTGTTGCCGCGGCGGCCTTACCCTGTCCCAAAGCTCCGCCAAAAGCGGCTATCCCAATGCCAATACCGGAGGCTATCGCAAGCCCTGCCGTTGCAGTATTGCCGCCGGCCGCCTTTGCGGCCGCCTCCTCGGCAAATGCCACCGAGGCGAACCCAAACGTTAAAAATGCCGAAACTGCCCTTACCATGAATTTCTTCATATCATCTCCTGTTTTTTTAGTGTTCCCCGTGCTCCGTCGCCAAGGCTATGTAAACCGTGGAGAGGAGAGAAAACACAAAAGCCTGTATAAATGCAACAAATAAAGCAAGGAACAGAAATACGACCGGTATCCCAACGGGCACCAGATGTGCAAATATTCCGTTTACCACATGGTCGCCCACCTCATTGCCAAAAAGACGGACAGAAAGCGAAATAGGCCTCACAATATGGCTTATTATCTCGATAACGAAGAGAAGCGGCGCAAGCCAGATGATCGGCCCGGTAAAATGACCGATATATTTCCTGAATCCATGCTCCTTTATGCCCATATAGTTATAATAAAGGAAGACCACAACGGCACACGGAACGTTGGTATTTATATTGTCAGTAGGCGGCGCAACAAAGGGCATGACGCTCATGAGATTGCACACAAATATGTAAATAAAGACGGTGCCGATAAGAGGAAGATACCTGATGGCCCGCTCCCCCATCACACCTTCCATTAATTTTAGTATCGCTTCGATCGAGGCATCAAAGAGCCCGGTGATCGTTAATTTTGGCGACGGGATTATATGCTTCTCTGTATCTCTAAGGCTAAAGTATGCGATAAAGCTAAGAGCTATCAGAACAATGGCAACAAGCGCCGCTGTAGCAATGTGCATCGTTGACTCTTTTATCCATGAGAGAAAGCTAATTTTTTCACCAAGCCAGATGAATATATTGAACTCGTGCATATTTTCGTATGTTAGTGCGCTGGTTTTAGTCAGTGCGCTGACCAGCCAGCGCCGCTACCAAAACGACCGCTATCACTATCGAAAGCCCTGCAAGCAATGCCACCACATTCAATTGGAGGAGCCTAATAGCCGCCCAAAGCAAAAAAATCAACAGAACAAATTTGACGGCGGCCAAAATTCCATAGAACGCCTTTGGGGCCCTTTCCGAACCAAGAAGCCGTGAAAATACGAAATAAAGCCCCCAAAAATTAAGACCTCCTATAACAACGCCCGCAAAAAGGGAAGCCGAAACCGCCTTATCCTCAAATATAAAATAGACGCCCACAGACACAACCAAGCCTATGATTATATTATATATTTCTATTATTTTTAGATCTATCTTCATTCCATTTAAGTATCTTTACAAGGTTCCACATCCCGCCGACCGTCCCAAGTATCGTTCCCGTAATAGCAAGCCACGGGGAGGTTCCTATTTTGCCGTCAATGTAATTACCGAACGCAAGTCCGACCACGACGCTTATGGCAAGCTGGATACCTACCATGCCGTAAAGGCCGAAAATGTACATTGTGGACCTTTTGAAATCTTCAACCATGTTGAATCGAAGTCAGATATCAGAAGTCTGGTGTCAGATTTTCTGACTTCCGATTTCCGACATCTTGCTTCTTCTAACCGCATCAATTGTATTTACAACATCTCTCTCCGTATGTTCCGCCGAGACAAAGGCCGCTTCAAACGGCGACGGCGCAAGATAAACGCCGCTTTCAAGCATCGCATGAAAATATTTAATGAAGAGCTCTTTGTTGCATTTCATCACATCGTCCAGATTTTCAACAATGCCCTCCGTGAAAAATAAGGTCCACATAGAGCCGACCCTAGTAATAAAATGATAGACCTTCTTTTCGGAAAGCACCATATCAAGTCCGTCAGTAAGTTGCTTGGTCGTCTTTTCAAGACGGTCATATACCTTTTTGTCTTTCAAAAGCTCCAGCGTCTTAAGGCCCGCCGCCATCGCCAGAGGATTCCCCGAGAGCGTTCCCGCCTGATAAACAGGTCCCAAAGGGGCTACACATTCCATAACATCTTTTTTCCCGCCGTAGGCGCCAACCGGCAAGCCGCCACCTATTATCTTTCCAAGGCATGTAAGGTCTGGCTTTATATTGTAGAGCTCCTGTGCCCCGCCAAACGCAACGCGAAAACCGGTCATCACTTCATCAAATATCAGAATGATACGGTTCTTGTCGCAGATGGAGCGAAGTCCTTCCAAAAACCCTTTAGCCGGAGGCACGCATCCCATATTCCCCGCAACCGGCTCAACCACGATACATGCTATCTGATTCTTGTTCGAACCGACAAGGGCCTCTACAGAACCAAGGTCGTTATACTTTGCGATGAGCGTGTGCCTTGCAAAATCGGCCGGCACGCCCTTTGAGTCCGGCGCACCACCTGTAAGCGCGCCGCTCCCAGCCTTTACAAGCAGGTAATCGGCGTGGCCATGATAACATCCGTCGAATTTTATTATCTTATCGCATCCGGTAAAACCACGCGCAACGCGAACTGCGCCCATCATGCCTTCTGTCCCGGAGCTCGTGAACCTTACAAGATCGATCGAAGGAAAGGCTCTTTTGACGGCCTCTGCAAGTTCTATTTCAAGCTCGCACGGGGCACCGAAACTTGTGCCATATTCCGCCGCACGTTGTATCGCCCTTATAACCTGTTTTTGGGCGTGCCCGAGTATCGCCGGGCCCCATGTCCCCACATAATCTATATATTTATTACCGTCCTCATCCCAAACGTAGGCGCCTTTCGCCCTTTTAATGAATGGTGGCACTCCGCCGACATGCCTAAATGCCCTGACAGGCGAATTCACCCCGCCCACAAGGCTCTTTTTTGCCTCATTGAATAGTGAAGACGAGCGCGTGTTTTTCATTGGGCCAGTAACTACCCGTAATGTCTGCTAAAAACAACTAGAATTTTATCTCTTGACGTATAGCGGGCCATTAGGCTCTACTCCGCCAGGGCAACGTCAATTCAATTTTTATCGACGAAGTCGGTAGAAATTAAATTGTTACGTGCACTTGTGCTAAAGACAACCAGTAAAAATTTAATAGACAGTGTACCAGTTCCTAACAAATACTAAATATGAGATTTCCATTTAAACAAACTTTAACCGTTGCCAAACATATCGCGCGGAATAAAAAAACCGGCGTAAAACGTTTTCCGCTTGTCTTGATGCTCGAACCGCTCCACGCATGCAATCTAAAATGCGAGGGGTGCGGACGAATAAGAGAATATTCAAAGACCCTTGCAGAACAGGTCTCTTTAGACAAATGCCTTAAGGCGATAGATGACTGCAAGGCGCCCGTCATCTCCATTTGCGGCGGTGAGCCACTTCTTTATAAAGAAATAAAGCCTCTCGTCGAAAAGACGCTCGAGCGGGGCCGGGTAGTCTATCTTTGCACCAACGGTACCATCTTGGACTGGAAGCTCGATATCTTCAAGCCGCATCCGATGTTCAATATCAACATCCATATCGACGGCATGGAAAAGACGCACGACTCCATCACAAAACGCCCCGGCACATTCCGCCAGATATCCGAGAATATCAAGCTGGCAAAGAAGGCGGGCTTTAGCGTCTGTTCCAACACAACGGTCTACAGCGAGACCGACGTATCCGAAATAAGGGATCTCTTCGACCATCTCACAATGCTCAAGGTCGACGGCATGCTCATCTCTCCGGGATTTGAATATACCGATGTTGCCGACAAAGATTTCTTCATGAAGGCAGACGAAATCGGCAAAAAGTTCCGCGAGATAAGGGGCTTTGCAAATAAATATAGGCTCTGGAGCACGCCGCTCTACCTTGATTTTCTGGCAGGACTTCGCGACTACAACTGCACCCCATGGGGGAACGTTACCTACAACATTGAAGGCTGGAAGGCCCCATGCTATCTTATCACCGACGCCCACTTCGAGAATTATGAGGACTTCATAAAAGAGGTAGACTGGGACAAATATCAGACAAAAGAGGACCCAAGGTGTAAGAATTGCATGGTCCACTGCGGGTTCGAACCGACGGTCGCGCTCACAACGGGCTCCAACTGGAAAGATACGGCCCGAATGGCGTGGTGGACTCTGCTTTAACTGCAATGACAAATTACTAAATCCAAATGTCAAATGAAATCACAATGACTCAATTCCAAACAATTGGCCATTGGTCATTCATTTGTCATTTTTGATTTGGTCATTGGTTATTTGAATATGATCCTAATACTCTCCGCCCTCAAAGAAGAGATCAAGCCCATCCTGAAAGAGATGGAGGTGACCGAGACCATCAACCTTAGGCCGGCCATCTTTTGCCGCGGGAGTTACCTTGGAAAAGAGATAGTCGTTGGCCACACAGGCGTTGGCCCTGACAAGATGTTTCGCGCCGCAAGTTTCTGTCTCAAAGAATACCGCCCCGAATTCGCCGTGAACGGCGGTTACTCCGGCGCATTGACCCCAAATCTTACCCTTGCCGATATCATAATCTCTGACACTATCGTTTGTGAAAAGGACGGCGCCACTCTCAACGAAATTTTCTACCTCGATAAAATAGAGGAAATCTGCAAGGGCAATTCCATAAAATATCAAAAAGGGTCGGCCCTTACGGTCGAAAAGGCCGCCGTCACCCCGCACGAAAAGGCCTACCTTGGCACAAAGTTCGGGACAATATCGGTCGATA harbors:
- a CDS encoding methyltransferase type 11, which produces MKTRESGMPEENMWDGFFNPPIIIERLGIGPETGAVVEFGCGYGTFSLPVARLVRGPVYAFDVEPEMVKMVREKARQQEIGNIVCSVRDFVTQGTGLPDAAADYVMMFNILHAEQPHILLREARRVLQPNGRLGIMHWNYDPSTPRGPSMSIRPRPEQCRAWAEDAGFILLAPGITSLPPYHYGMIMDCTAIPPNPSQRA
- a CDS encoding sulfur reduction protein DsrE, with the protein product MKFGIIIYSDDPETVWNAFRLGNFALKNGDQVKIFLLAKGVECESLDTEKFKISDQMKSLVDSGGHILACGTCLKIRQSEGTELCPLSTMQDLYDLIKESDKVVSF
- a CDS encoding transcriptional regulator codes for the protein MSASKKIDRPFGVAALYEHHADMCKVFSHPVRLMILNILRESEKNVAEIAGALEIPLGTVSPHLLMMKRRRVLCSRREGTQIFYRLAHPRILDAFDLIQKILCERLIEEGSLASHAKIKR
- a CDS encoding phage antirepressor protein is translated as METKIAIFKGNKIRKTLHENEWWFSVIDVVSVLTDSTNPRDYWFKMKQRVKSDDGIQLSTLCRQLKLEAPDGKMRETDCANTEGIFRIIQSVPSPRAEPFKRWLAKVGYERVQEIENPELATKRTRMLYKLKGYPEDWIGKRMRGIAIREELTDEWQKRGAQEQKDYEILTAEVSKATFGVTPSEYKNLKGLKRENLRDHMDDFELIFTMLGERSTTEIHKNEDSKGLVKLKSDAKAGGEIAGGARRELEKRLGRSVVSKSNFLPNKKIQKALNGK
- the atpE gene encoding ATP synthase F0 subunit C, coding for MKKFMVRAVSAFLTFGFASVAFAEEAAAKAAGGNTATAGLAIASGIGIGIAAFGGALGQGKAAAATLEGIARNPGAANKLLTPMIIALALIESLVIYALVIAFLLQGKI
- the atpB gene encoding ATP synthase F0 subunit A → MHEFNIFIWLGEKISFLSWIKESTMHIATAALVAIVLIALSFIAYFSLRDTEKHIIPSPKLTITGLFDASIEAILKLMEGVMGERAIRYLPLIGTVFIYIFVCNLMSVMPFVAPPTDNINTNVPCAVVVFLYYNYMGIKEHGFRKYIGHFTGPIIWLAPLLFVIEIISHIVRPISLSVRLFGNEVGDHVVNGIFAHLVPVGIPVVFLFLALFVAFIQAFVFSLLSTVYIALATEHGEH
- the hemL gene encoding glutamate-1-semialdehyde-2,1-aminomutase; translated protein: MKNTRSSSLFNEAKKSLVGGVNSPVRAFRHVGGVPPFIKRAKGAYVWDEDGNKYIDYVGTWGPAILGHAQKQVIRAIQRAAEYGTSFGAPCELEIELAEAVKRAFPSIDLVRFTSSGTEGMMGAVRVARGFTGCDKIIKFDGCYHGHADYLLVKAGSGALTGGAPDSKGVPADFARHTLIAKYNDLGSVEALVGSNKNQIACIVVEPVAGNMGCVPPAKGFLEGLRSICDKNRIILIFDEVMTGFRVAFGGAQELYNIKPDLTCLGKIIGGGLPVGAYGGKKDVMECVAPLGPVYQAGTLSGNPLAMAAGLKTLELLKDKKVYDRLEKTTKQLTDGLDMVLSEKKVYHFITRVGSMWTLFFTEGIVENLDDVMKCNKELFIKYFHAMLESGVYLAPSPFEAAFVSAEHTERDVVNTIDAVRRSKMSEIGSQKI
- the hpnH gene encoding hopanoid biosynthesis associated radical SAM protein HpnH translates to MRFPFKQTLTVAKHIARNKKTGVKRFPLVLMLEPLHACNLKCEGCGRIREYSKTLAEQVSLDKCLKAIDDCKAPVISICGGEPLLYKEIKPLVEKTLERGRVVYLCTNGTILDWKLDIFKPHPMFNINIHIDGMEKTHDSITKRPGTFRQISENIKLAKKAGFSVCSNTTVYSETDVSEIRDLFDHLTMLKVDGMLISPGFEYTDVADKDFFMKADEIGKKFREIRGFANKYRLWSTPLYLDFLAGLRDYNCTPWGNVTYNIEGWKAPCYLITDAHFENYEDFIKEVDWDKYQTKEDPRCKNCMVHCGFEPTVALTTGSNWKDTARMAWWTLL